TCACACGACGATGGTGTCACCGCCCGCCGACCAGCCGCAGTGTCGCCCGCTCCAGCGCACCCTGGCGCGCGTCGGGGCCGTCGTAGCGCCGACGGACGGCGGCGCGGATGGTGCGACCCTCCTCGTAGGCGTCGACGACCCGCGGGTCGACGTACGCCGACCGCGCGAGCGCGGGGGTGTTGCCGAGGAAGTCCGCCACCTCGCGCATCGCGGCGGCGATCGTCCGCCTGCGCGCGGTCTTCGACACGTCCGGGGCGGGGGGTGCCTCGGCGAGTGCGGCCGCGGCGAGCACGGTGCCGTGCCAGGTCCGGAAGTCCTTCGCGGTGACGTCGAGTCCGCTCGCGTCTCGCAGGTACTCGTTGACGTCGGTGCCGGTGACGTCGAGGAGCCGGGGGTCGGTACGACGCCGCCGGCGACGCCGGTCGAGGGCCTGCACGGCCAGGGGCTCGTCGATCTCGACGTGGTGCTCGATCCCGGACTTCCCGGTGAACGCGAACACCAGCACGTCGCCCGAGCGCCGCACATGCCGGCGCTCGAGGGTGGTCAGGCCGAAGGAGCCGTACTCCTCGGCGTAGACGTCGTTGCCGATCCGGAAGCAGCCCAGGTCGATCAGCCGCACCGCGAGGGCGCAGGTCGCCCGCACGCCGAAGTCGTCGTCGGCGAGGTCGGCGAGCACCCGCTCCCGCAGCCGCGGCAGCCGTCGTCCCAGGCCGACCACCCGGGCGTGCTTCTCGGCGGCCCGCTGCTCCACCCAGTCCGGGTGGTAGAGGTACTGCCGCCGTCCCGCCGCGTCGACACCGACCGCCTGGAGGTGGCCGTTGGGGCGCGGGCAGATCCACACGTCGGTCCATGCCGGCGGGATCACCAGCGCCTTGCACCGGGCCGCGTCCGGCGGGGACAGGGGACGCCCGTCGAGCCCGAGGTGGACGAAGCCGCGCCCCGCCCGGCGCCGGGTCCAGCCCGGCTCGTCGGGAGAGGTACGACGCAGCCGGGCCACGTCGCACCGGTGCCCGGAACCGGTCGGTTCAGTCCCCGGCTCGACCTCTCGGGCGCAGCGAGCGCAGCAGCACGCCCACGATCACGATCCCCGCGACGCCGCCCAGGGCCCACGGCCACAGGGAGCGCTCGTCGTCGGCACGGACCTCGGACCGCTCGCCGTCCGCAGCCGGTGCGGGCGACGGGTCGGACGGCGACGCGGACGGTGACGCGGACGGTGACGCGGACGGGGCCTCGAAGGGCAGCTCGACGCGCAGCACCTCGGCGCCCTCGCCCTCCGAGCTCAGCAGCACCTCGCCGGTCTCGCTGATCGCGAGCCCCTCGCCCTGCGGCTGACTCGGGAGGTCGACCTGCGCGACGCGCTCCAGCCCGGGCCAGGTGTAGACGGCGGCCTGGCCATAGTTGCGCAGCACGAGATGCCGTCCGTCCGGGTGGAAGCTGCCGTCGGTGGCGATGCCGAGCACCTGGTCGACAGCGGTCAGCTCGTTGGGCCCGTCCGGGTCGAGCCGCTCGGGCGCGGCGTACAGGCGTCCGATGAACTCCTTGGCCACGACGTACAACCGCCCGGTCGCCGGGTCGGCGAGCAGCGTCTCCGCGTCGTGCGGCCCGTCCGGATAGACCAGCTCGTACGTCGGCACGTCGACCTCGCGCTCGCCGCGGCCGAACGGCACCCGGGCCACCTCGACGTGGTCGCGCGCCCCCAGGTTGTCGCCGATGTCGCCGACCCACACCTCCCCGTCGCCGGCGGGGGCGAGGGCCTCGATGTCGCGCGCCTCGCCCGGCCAGCGGGTGGTCCCGACCGTGTCGCCGGTGGCGGGGTCGACCGTGAAGATCCGGTTGCCGTCGCCCGAGTCGTTGACCGTGACGACCAGACCGTCGCGGGCGACCAGGCCGCTGGACTCGGTGATCTCGGGATCGCTGAACCGGAACACCGGCTCCCCCGGTGCCGGTTCGACGGCGGCGCCCGGCGCGAGGAACCCGATCGCGAAGGGTGCCGCGAGCACCAGCCCCGCGAGCAGCTTCCTCACCCGCGCGGCTCCGCCAGCAGAGCGCCCAGCCGGGGACTGATCCCCCAGGCGGCCACCAGATCGTCGTACTCGGCGCTGTCGTCGGGCTTCCCGGTCCGCACCGCGCGCAGCAGCGTGTTGCGCGGCGTGTGCCGGCTGTCGACGAACTCCATCACGTCGACCCGGTAGCCCGCGCGCCGCAGCAGCAGCGCACGCAGGGTGTCGGTGAGGGTGTCGGCGAAACGCTCGCGCAGGATCCCGTCGCGCACGAGCGAGGAGTACGGCGCCGGGGCGGGTGCCGTGCGCAGCTGGGCCGCGATGTCGTGATGGCAGCACGGGGCCGCGAGGACCAGCGGGGCGGCCCAGCCGACGGCGCGGGCGAGCGCGTCGTCGGTGGCGGTGTCGCAGGCGTGCAGGGCGAGCACCACATCGGGGGCTCGGTCCAGCTCGGCGGACCCGATGGTGCCGGCGACGAAGGTGGCCTCGATGCCAAGGGCGCGGGCGAGTGACGCGTTGTGGTCGCGCGACTGCTCCTTCACGTCGACCCCGGTGAGCCGCACCGGCAGCTCGCGGCGCTCGCTGAGGTAGCGCTGCGCGGCGAAGGTGAGGTACCCGTTGCCGCAGCCGAGGTCGACCACCCGCAGCGGGTCGGCCTCGGTCGGCCGGCGCAGGTGGCCCTTGGCCATCGCGTCGGCGACCGAGCGGTCGAGGATGCGCAGGAAGTCCTCGACCTGGCGGTACTTCGCCATCCGGCTGGGCTTGATCCGGCCCTGCGCATCGGCGAGCCCGAGCGCGGTGAACACCGGGTCGTCCTCGGGCAGCAACCGCTCCTTGGCCCGGTCGTGGCTCCGCTCGACCGGCGCCCCGCCCGTCCGGGCGGTCATGTGCACCGCGGCGTCGCCCTTCTTGGTCACCCGCAGGCTCAGCTGCCGCTCGGCGGTCTCGACCGTCCAGTTGCCGAACGGCTCGGCCAGCAGCGCGTCGACCGCCTCCTCGGCCGCGCCGCCGCCTGCGTGGTTGGCGGTGTGGGCCTGGGTGGCGTCGTACCGGACGATCTGGAGGTGGCGGCCCGCCTTGAGGTCCACCCAGCGCAGCTCGACCCGGCGCCACGGGGGCGCGGCGGACCGGCGGCGGCCCGAGCCGACAGCCCGGACCAGGCGGTCCTCGGCCAGCAGGTCCGCCCGGACCCGCGCCAGGCCGTCGTCGAGTGGCTGGGTGCTCATCGGACGCTCACTTGAGGAGAGCCGCCACGATCACGATGAGCAGGAGCGCCACCAGCGCGGCCGGGATGATCAGGCGGCGGTGGCGTGGGTTCACCCGTCGATCGTAGACGGGCGGACCCACGCGCACGGCGCCGGATCAGCGCACCCGCTTGGCCTTGCTGACCGCCACACCGCTCGCCGAGCCGTTCTGCACGGTGACCCGCACCGACAGCCGGCGGCCGCGGTCGGCCCTGGTCACCTGATAGCGGGCCTTGGTCGCCTTCTTGATCGGGCGTCCGTTGCGCAGCCACTGGTAGCGCACGGACGTGACGCCGGTCGACCAGCTGCCGGTCGTTGCCCGCAGCGCCTTGCCCACCCGGGCCGTACCGCGGGCCTTCGGCGGCGCCACGACGGCGATGGACCCGACGCCACCGGGCTTGCCCCCGTTCTGACCTCCGTTCGGGCCGCCGCCGTTCGGGTCGCCTCCGGTCAGCGGGCTGAGCGGCGCGGTGGACCAGTCGGGCTCGCTGCCGCCCGGCAGCAGCAGGCTCAGCGCGCCGGTGCAGGCGGGGTTCTTGTTGTCCGCGAAGGTCCAGATCCCGTCGGCCGCCCCGAACGCCAGTGTGGTGCTGTCGGGCGACCAGGTCGGGTCGGTGATCTTGTCGGACGTCTCGCCGTCGAGATTGCAGGCGTCCGCGGGCAGCCCCGGGACGGCGCCCGAGCGGATGTTCCCGTTGATCCGGTAGGTCATGATGTCGCGGCCGTCGCCGTACCCGCGCACGCCGGCGAGCATCGTGCCGTCGGGCGAGACCTCCGTGTTGCCGTAGTCCTCGGCGGGGTACCAGATCTCGCCGTCGTCGAACCAGTGCTGCTGGGTCGCCGAGCCCACGTCGTGCACCATCACCTGGTGCCCGTAGCCGCCGCTCTGCAGGGTGCGCCGGTTGGTCACCCAGGACGGGTCGCTGTAGAACGACGTGCCGTACGTCGCGGGGGTACCGGCGCCCGTCGTGCTGACGTATCCGGTCGCGGTGCGCCAGGCGCAGCCGTTGGTGCAGGAGTGCTCCGCGAAGGTGTAGGCGATGAGGGCGCCGTCCGGCGAGATCGCGGCGTTGACCGGACTGCCGTCCATGGTGCCACCGAGCGAGCTGGGCAGGCGGGGCGGGTCGATCTCGGCGAGCACCCGGCCCTGCTGGTCGAGGGTCACGATGTTCTGGTAGCGCACGGCCGCGATCACGCCACCGTCGGACTGGCTCGGGGCGCGGTAGGGCAGTCCCGCGGTGCCGTTGGTCGTCAGCGGGCGGGCGCCGGTGCCGTCGCCGCGGGCGATCCAGACGTTGTGGTCCTTGATGTAGGTGATCGTGCCGCCGCCGGTCGCGGCGGCGGAGGCCGACGGCGTGACGTGCGGAAGGGGCAGCAGCAGGGCGCCGGCACACAGGGCGGCGAGCCCGGCACCGGCGATCCGGCCGGGTCGGTGGGTCATGGGTTCTCCACGGTCGAGGGGCGGTTGGGGATCTCCACCGTCTCGACGCGAAGGGCCCGGCGGACAGGTGCAGGAGTCCCCGAACGACCGGGACGCCGTGCAGCCCGGCTCGCCGTCAGCCCCTGGTCACCACAGGTCGAGCGAGGCGGTCATGATCGCGGCGAGGTCCTCGCCGGTCACGTCCTTCGGCGCGGTCGCGAGCAGCCGCTGCTGCTGTAGCGCGCCCTCGACGAGGGCCTCGACGTCGCCGGCGGCATACCCGACCTCCGCCAGTCCGTTGGGGATCCCGATGTCGCGCATGAGCGCGGCGATCACGCCGGGCAGCACGTCCGGCCCCGTGCCCTCGACGCCGGGCGACAGCAGCCGGGCCGCCCGCAGGTGCCGCTCGGGCGCCGCGTCGAAGGTGAACCGGAATGCCTCGGGCGCGGTGAGGGCGACGGCCATGCCGTGCGGCACCATCGCCTCGTCCGGTGGGTAGTCGGCGGGACGGAAGTCCCGGACCCGCCCGGCGATCGGGTAGGCGTTGGCATGCGGGATGTGCACGCCCGCGTTGCCGAACCCGAGCCCGGCGAAGGTCGCCGCGAGCGCCATCTGCTCGGCCGCCCCGGAGGCGACCCCGTCCCGTGCATCGCGTACGGCGGCCCGGAACGCCCCCGCCAGCAGGCCCAGCGCACGCTCCGACCAGAGGTCGGCGATCGGGTTGGCGCCGCAGTAGGGCACCCGCTGCTCGGGCTGCTTGGCCGGGAACTCGGCGTACCAGCGCGCGGTGTAGCTCTCCAGCGCGTGGCACAGGATGTCCATGCCGGCCGCCGCAGTCACGCCCGGCGGCTGGGTCGCCGACAGTGCGGGGTCGACCACCGCGAGCCGGGGCCGCAGCGCCGGGTGGCTGATGCCGGTCTTCACCTTGAGGGCGAGCACGTCCATCACGCAGATGGTGGTCGACTCGCTGCCGGTGCCGGTCGTGGTCGGGACCGCCGCGAGGGGCAGGACCGGCCGTTCGGGCGCCCGTGCCTTGCCGACCGGGGCGTTCACGTAGTCCATCAGCTCGCCGGGGTTGGTCACCAGCAGGGCGACCGCCTTCGCGGTGTCGATCGACGAGCCCCCGCCGACCGCGACGACCGCGTCGACCGCTCCCGCTCCGCGGGCGAACGCGACGGCCTCCTCGAGCGAGGCGTCGGTCGGCTCGACCCGTGCGCCCGCGTAGGTGACGACCTCGACGCCGTGGGAGCGCAGCGAGTCCGCGACCGTCTCGGCGTGGCCGGCGGCCGCCACCCCGGCATCGGTGACGAGCAGGGCCCGGCGCGCGCCCCAGCCGCGGACGTCGTACCCGACCTCGGTGGCGGCGCCGTGCCCGAACTTCAGGGCGGGGGCGGCGTAGGTGAAGACGGTCTCACTCGGCTGAGGGGTCACGCCGACACGTTAGAGGACCCGCTGATCCCCAGCGGCCTCGATGGCCGCGCGGACCGACCCGTAGACCTTGATCCGCCGGGCCGCGATGTCGACCAGCGGCACCCAGGCGGCCTCGTCGGTGGTGCCGCCCTCCTCCACGACGTGCGGCTCCCCCCGGCCCACGCGGGCGCGGTAGATGACCCCGATCGCGTGGAAGTCCTCCTCCCGGCCGTTGGGGGCGGTGCCGGTGAAGTGATGGTCGAGCACGGTGAGCAGGTCGTCGGCCTCACCCTCGAGCCCGCACTCCTCCCACAGCTCGCGGCGGATGGTGTCGCGCGGGGACTCACCGTGGTCGATGCCGCCGCCGGGCAGGTGCCAGGTCCCGGGATCGGGGGCAAGGTCGGAGGTGCGGGTGAGCAGGATCGCGTCGTCCCGCACGACGTACGCGTAGGCGGCGGTGCGCTGCCGCTGACGCACGGCGTACGACGCCAGCGCCTCCGTCACGAGGCCGACGGTCGGCAGGGAGCCGTCGAGCACGGCCGCGATCGGCTTCCAGGCCGCCTCCGCGGTCGACCCGTCGATCTCGGTGACGTGCGGCTCGGGCGCGTCGGCCGGCACCCAGCCCTCGTAGACGATCCGGACCGAGTGCGCGTCGACCCGCCGCCCGCGCCGCCAGGAGTCGGCGACATGGAGGGAGTGGACGTGCGCGGTCTCGCCCACCTGCGCGTGCAGCCCGGTCTCCTCGTAGACCTCGCGGATCACCGCGTCGCGGGGGTCCTCGCCGTGGTCGACCCCGCCCCCGGGCAGGGACCACAGCTCGCGCTTGGTCACCCGCTCCGCCAGTCGGGACAGCAGGATCTGGTCGCCGCGGACGATGACGGCGTACGCCGCCAGCCGCTGCACCCGCTGCCCCATCGCCGCCTCCCGCTGAGTCGTCACATCCGCACCGTTGAGTTGCCGCATCCTCAGGTTCGAGTTGCCACTGACTCCCCGGCGAAACCCGCGGACCCGAGCCTATGCCGTCGCTCCGGCTGCCGAAGCGGCGGGACAGTGGTGACTCGACGGCGAGGATGGGGAAACTCAACGGTGAGGATGGGGAAACTCAACTGAAGAGGGGCCGCGCGTCGCGGGCCAGGGAGTGCCGACCGGCCCAGCGCCAGATGCGCGCGGAGCGGTCGCGGTCCTCGTCGGTGACCAGGTTGCCCATCCAGCGCAGGGCGAGGGTCATGAGCAGGTCGGAGCGCATGCCGATCGGGCCCAGGGCGGGGAGCAGCCGAGGCACGGTCACGAGGCCGGCGAGGCGGCGCGCGATCGAGAACGATTCGCCGTAGTGCTCGCGCAGCAACTGGGGCCAGACGGCGCCGAGGTCGACGTCGGGCGACTCGGCCAGCAGCTCGGCGACGACCCGGCCGGTCTCGAGGCCGTAGTCGATGCCCTCGCCGTTGAGCGGGTTGACGCAGGCGGCGGCATCGCCGATCAGCGCCCAGTTGCCGCCCGCGACGTTGCTCACCGCACCGCCCATGGGCAGCAGCGCCGAGGTGGGGGCGCGCAGCTCCTCGCCGAGGCCGAACTCCTCGCGCAACCGGTCGGCGTACAGCCGCATCAGTGGCTTGATGGCGACGTCGGCGGGCCGCTTCGCCGTGGCGAGGGTGCCGGCGCCGAGGTTGACCTCGCCGCTCTGCCGGCCGAGCGGGAAGATCCAGCCGTAGCCCGACAGGATCTCGTCCTGCTCGCCGCGCAGCTCGAGGTGCGAGCTGATCCACGGGTCGTCGGCGCGGGTGGACGCGACATAGGAGCGGCCGGCCACGCCGTAGACGGTGTCGCGGTGCCACTCGCGGCCGAGCACCTTGCCCAGCGGCGAGCGGACGCCGTCGGCGACGACCAGGCGCCGGCAGGCGACCGTGCGGCCGTCCTTGAACTCGACGGCACCGACCCGCGCCCCGTCCATCCGTACGCCGACCGCGCGGGCCCCGTCGAGCGCCTGGGCTCCGGCCTTGAGCGCTGTCGTCCGCAGGTGGTCGTCGAGCTCGGTGCGAGCGATGGCGCTGCCCCAGTCCGGAAGGTTGCCTCCCGGCCAGGGCAGGTGCAGGGTCTGGCCGAACCCGTGGGCCCGCAGTCCCTGGTTGACGGTGTGCGAGCGGACCCAGTCGCGCAGCCCGAGCCGCTCCAGCTCTCCGATCGCCCGGGGGGTCAGCCCGTCGCCGCAGGTCTTGTCGCGCGGGAACACAGCCGCGTCGGCGAGCACCACGTCGAGGCCCGCCCGCGCCGCCCAGGCAGCCGCCGCGGAGCCGGCGGGTCCGGCGCCGACGACGAGGACGTCGGTGCTCAGGTCAGGGGCTGCGCTCATCCCCCGATTGTGTCAGGGGCCCACCGCGCCGCGGAGCACCAGGGCGACCGCGGTCTCCGGGAGGTCGTCGGGCATCGCGCCGTCGAACTGGGTGACGTACATGTGCACCAGGCCGCCGAGCATGGCGATCACCAGGTGCGGGTCCGTGTCCGGCCGCAGCTCGCCGGCCGCGACCGCGCGCCGGACGATCTCCTCGGAGGCGGCCATCCGCACGGCCCAGAAGTCGGCGCGGGCCGTCGCCACGTCCGGGTCGTCCGCGAGCGAGCCGCCCCGGACCAGCGCGGACCCGACCGGTGAGCGGCAGAACGCGATGAGCGAGCGCATGAACTCGGTCAGGTCCGCCACGACCGATCCCGTGTCGGGGATCGGGATGTCCTCGTCGACACGGGAGAGCAGCGCGTCGAGCAGCAACTGGGGCAGCGTCCCCCACCGACGGTAGATCGACGTCTCGTGGACCCCTGCCGCGACGGCCACCTCGGCGATCCGGACGCGGTCGATGCCCTCGCGCTCGATGCGCTCCAGCGTCGCGTCGAGGACGGCGCGCCGCAGCTTCTCGCCGCGCTTCTGCGGGGTCGGTCCGGCGGTGGCCATGGTCGCAGTCTATCGCAAGTGCCCTTGCGTTACTGCCGCCCGACCCTTACCCTCGCCGTAACGCAAGTCAAGTTGCGTTGTCCGGAGGAGAGCCGATGCCCCAGAACGTGACCACCTACCGCGGGATCCGCTACGCCCACGCCGAGCGGTTCGCCCCACCACGCCCGGTCGCCTTCACCGGGGTGCCGGAGCCGGGCGGCCGCTCGGTCGCCGCTCCCCAGGGCCCGAGCCGCATCGCGCTCGTCATGGGCACGCCCGCACCCGTCGACCAGAGCGAGGACTGTCTCGAGGTCACCGTCTTCGCCCCGCAGGCCGAGCCCGGGCGGACCCTGCCG
This region of Nocardioides sp. L-11A genomic DNA includes:
- a CDS encoding DNA topoisomerase IB; translated protein: MARLRRTSPDEPGWTRRRAGRGFVHLGLDGRPLSPPDAARCKALVIPPAWTDVWICPRPNGHLQAVGVDAAGRRQYLYHPDWVEQRAAEKHARVVGLGRRLPRLRERVLADLADDDFGVRATCALAVRLIDLGCFRIGNDVYAEEYGSFGLTTLERRHVRRSGDVLVFAFTGKSGIEHHVEIDEPLAVQALDRRRRRRRTDPRLLDVTGTDVNEYLRDASGLDVTAKDFRTWHGTVLAAAALAEAPPAPDVSKTARRRTIAAAMREVADFLGNTPALARSAYVDPRVVDAYEEGRTIRAAVRRRYDGPDARQGALERATLRLVGGR
- a CDS encoding SAM-dependent methyltransferase, translated to MSTQPLDDGLARVRADLLAEDRLVRAVGSGRRRSAAPPWRRVELRWVDLKAGRHLQIVRYDATQAHTANHAGGGAAEEAVDALLAEPFGNWTVETAERQLSLRVTKKGDAAVHMTARTGGAPVERSHDRAKERLLPEDDPVFTALGLADAQGRIKPSRMAKYRQVEDFLRILDRSVADAMAKGHLRRPTEADPLRVVDLGCGNGYLTFAAQRYLSERRELPVRLTGVDVKEQSRDHNASLARALGIEATFVAGTIGSAELDRAPDVVLALHACDTATDDALARAVGWAAPLVLAAPCCHHDIAAQLRTAPAPAPYSSLVRDGILRERFADTLTDTLRALLLRRAGYRVDVMEFVDSRHTPRNTLLRAVRTGKPDDSAEYDDLVAAWGISPRLGALLAEPRG
- a CDS encoding hydroxyacid-oxoacid transhydrogenase — encoded protein: MTPQPSETVFTYAAPALKFGHGAATEVGYDVRGWGARRALLVTDAGVAAAGHAETVADSLRSHGVEVVTYAGARVEPTDASLEEAVAFARGAGAVDAVVAVGGGSSIDTAKAVALLVTNPGELMDYVNAPVGKARAPERPVLPLAAVPTTTGTGSESTTICVMDVLALKVKTGISHPALRPRLAVVDPALSATQPPGVTAAAGMDILCHALESYTARWYAEFPAKQPEQRVPYCGANPIADLWSERALGLLAGAFRAAVRDARDGVASGAAEQMALAATFAGLGFGNAGVHIPHANAYPIAGRVRDFRPADYPPDEAMVPHGMAVALTAPEAFRFTFDAAPERHLRAARLLSPGVEGTGPDVLPGVIAALMRDIGIPNGLAEVGYAAGDVEALVEGALQQQRLLATAPKDVTGEDLAAIMTASLDLW
- a CDS encoding NUDIX domain-containing protein — encoded protein: MTTQREAAMGQRVQRLAAYAVIVRGDQILLSRLAERVTKRELWSLPGGGVDHGEDPRDAVIREVYEETGLHAQVGETAHVHSLHVADSWRRGRRVDAHSVRIVYEGWVPADAPEPHVTEIDGSTAEAAWKPIAAVLDGSLPTVGLVTEALASYAVRQRQRTAAYAYVVRDDAILLTRTSDLAPDPGTWHLPGGGIDHGESPRDTIRRELWEECGLEGEADDLLTVLDHHFTGTAPNGREEDFHAIGVIYRARVGRGEPHVVEEGGTTDEAAWVPLVDIAARRIKVYGSVRAAIEAAGDQRVL
- a CDS encoding geranylgeranyl reductase family protein, producing the protein MSAAPDLSTDVLVVGAGPAGSAAAAWAARAGLDVVLADAAVFPRDKTCGDGLTPRAIGELERLGLRDWVRSHTVNQGLRAHGFGQTLHLPWPGGNLPDWGSAIARTELDDHLRTTALKAGAQALDGARAVGVRMDGARVGAVEFKDGRTVACRRLVVADGVRSPLGKVLGREWHRDTVYGVAGRSYVASTRADDPWISSHLELRGEQDEILSGYGWIFPLGRQSGEVNLGAGTLATAKRPADVAIKPLMRLYADRLREEFGLGEELRAPTSALLPMGGAVSNVAGGNWALIGDAAACVNPLNGEGIDYGLETGRVVAELLAESPDVDLGAVWPQLLREHYGESFSIARRLAGLVTVPRLLPALGPIGMRSDLLMTLALRWMGNLVTDEDRDRSARIWRWAGRHSLARDARPLFS
- a CDS encoding TetR/AcrR family transcriptional regulator C-terminal ligand-binding domain-containing protein; this encodes MATAGPTPQKRGEKLRRAVLDATLERIEREGIDRVRIAEVAVAAGVHETSIYRRWGTLPQLLLDALLSRVDEDIPIPDTGSVVADLTEFMRSLIAFCRSPVGSALVRGGSLADDPDVATARADFWAVRMAASEEIVRRAVAAGELRPDTDPHLVIAMLGGLVHMYVTQFDGAMPDDLPETAVALVLRGAVGP